TCGTGAAAGAGTGGAAAAACGCCACCTAATCAACTTGATCGTAAAAGAAAATGATCATAACTCGGCTCCCCGTTTTTATCGTTGGAAGGTAGTACTTAACCGTAGCAAAATTGTCGATATCGAAGCGATTCCGTTGCCAGATAACCTCCATCCTATCGACAGCTGACTATCAGCGGCTAAATGTGAGTCTTTTCGGCAAAGGCTGAACGCAGATTCCTCCCCTATGGAGTTTCGCTTTACGAATGAAAAAACCAGAGTGCTCACTCTGGTTTTTGCTACTTAACACACTCATCAGTTTTAGATGTTAAACAGACAGGTGTTTGGCTGATTTTCAAGTAGATAAGCCTGAAGTTTTGGATATTGATCCAATGCTGTAGTCAGAATAACCAGTGGCTTATTTGCCTGTTCTGCCGCTTTGGCTGCCATTTCAAACAGTAAGGTTACGGCTTCACTCTCAGGGTTATACAAATGCTCTAACTCAGGGTTTTGCTTATCAATTCCTAAGGTACATTGTGTTAGCAAATCCCAATCAACAACCACACCGTCAAAGTACTTCAGCATACGATCAGCAAGTAACGCAGCCGAAGGCACATTACAGGTATAAGATACTTTTAACCCTTTCAAGCCACGTGGTAGCCCTTGTTCCGCAAGGCGGTCAATAATGGTGGCGGCATCGCTAAGTGTTCGCACAAACGGCACCACAATTTCAATATCGTGACCTTTATCACGAAGTGTTTTGATCACTTTACACTCAAGCGCAAAGCCAGCTGCATAAGAATTCGATGCGTAACGGGAAACGCCACGAAGACCAATGGCCGGGTTCACTTCACTGTTTTCAACACTTCCGCCAATCAATGCCTGAAAATCATGACTATCTGCCTGGCTTAGTGCCACTCGAATATGTTGTTGTGCTGTAATTGCCTGCTCAATCTTTGTAACTAAGGTATTAACAAAATGCTCTTCTATCGATAAGCCGCCTAATATGGCGTCTAATGAGCTTTTTTCCAGCTCAGAGAGACTGTCAGTTGAACACACTAACGTTGGATGATAGAACACACTCTCTGCAATCAGTTCTGACAGAGAGACAAACAGATAAGGACTGTTACTTGGCTGTTGGTCGCCTAATAAGCTATTGCCCAGAACCAATTGTTCATGGATCATGCTTGGATGCTCAAAACTCATTACTGCTCCGTTGTTATCGTTATGATGATATGAATAAAAATACCTATCCAGCGCGATAAACTCAAGTATAAATTTCAATATTTATTGATTTTTATTGCATAACTTTTCATTTTTACACCAAAAATTATCGCCAATTACACTCAAGAGTTTATTCCTTGCACTAAATTCGCTATCTTAACCGCTTCGTAATAAATGGACAGGCACCCCCATGCCACTGAAAACTGATGAATTAAGAACCCGATCACTGGGTCCTATGCCCACCCCGGCTCAATTAAGTGATACTTACCCAATTTCTGACGTCGTCGCGCAACGGATAGCCAAATCGCGCCAT
This genomic window from Vibrio tritonius contains:
- a CDS encoding putative PEP-binding protein encodes the protein MSFEHPSMIHEQLVLGNSLLGDQQPSNSPYLFVSLSELIAESVFYHPTLVCSTDSLSELEKSSLDAILGGLSIEEHFVNTLVTKIEQAITAQQHIRVALSQADSHDFQALIGGSVENSEVNPAIGLRGVSRYASNSYAAGFALECKVIKTLRDKGHDIEIVVPFVRTLSDAATIIDRLAEQGLPRGLKGLKVSYTCNVPSAALLADRMLKYFDGVVVDWDLLTQCTLGIDKQNPELEHLYNPESEAVTLLFEMAAKAAEQANKPLVILTTALDQYPKLQAYLLENQPNTCLFNI